A single genomic interval of Actinomadura rubteroloni harbors:
- a CDS encoding nitrate- and nitrite sensing domain-containing protein, which yields MRPATERVQVPGPAADPLRDDPVYQPEHRPRGRGLRLGDRRVATRLVLLVLIPGAVAGLLAGLRLHDAMTEAAVYTRIERLATLSDRTAGFVQELEDERDLTVEYLSLPRRKRPAALTALNEQVRDTDRAAAAVRATLGSVHDGDYSEQAGSRLRDLRYRLDTLGTMRKQSGQESKSVTLTLDVYSQLVGSLVDLDDLVAQGSPDAVLAEDARAFAALARAKDFASQERARLNITILAGRFATPSEREELQSLHAQRESQIALFGETASTAQRRRYEDVVTGADIGQTELMYQQAMIRSGTSPNLSVAPLRPRDAVQWVKASSTRLEQMRTAERSVIQSLVDRSRGLKHDAWQAAITDGALLLAGLVLAALATLAVARSLVRPLRRLQVGALEVADNRLPSLVDRLRDPGAASGGIEVEPIDVHTADEIGQVARAFDEVHREAVRLAADEAVLRGNINAMFVNLSRRSQTLIEQQLQLIEELEQGERDEDQLAHLFRLDHLATRMRRNCENLLVLGGQDQVRRRTRPVPLIDVVRASLSEVEQYERVALTVRTDMTVAGAAVNDLVHLLAELVDNATEFSDRRTKVTISGQQLSGGGAMLQITDNGVGMADDELDEANRRLASPPVIDFSAARRMGLFVVGRLAVRHGIRVELRAAQGGGTTAFVLLPASVIAAAEPGGPRGYGTGAGLPEAEPALLGAAGTASAGTGGLPALGPRPAARDSGQFPATGPFASLAGDSGRFPAGPEDAGRRSTGRADTGQFPAVPGDTGQFPALPGNTFSAMPGTTGQFPAQRGDTGSFPAVSGDTGQFPAQRGDTGSFDTGRFPAQRGDTGQFPAARDTGRFPSAPGETGSLPSLETAPLPVVGDGTGPRSEPSGERRPASDLPVRTPGARLPGRDRQSAPGEDLFRPAGTTDAPEPQTRPFTWDSGPLQTFPDEGPERPRRPEARPEPAEPAPPAPPGPPAHRSPIFDAMRSEWFLSRPEAPRDDPARGWDSPADAGFRAAESAASPAGSGRTAAGLPKRVPGRNRVPGAVARPGAPDPGAPPAPPEREHGVSAAAVRERFAGLQRGVRKGRAETRGAGAEGDNDVPSHHDGETGGSR from the coding sequence GTGCGACCGGCCACGGAACGGGTCCAGGTCCCCGGACCAGCCGCGGATCCCCTCCGCGACGACCCCGTCTACCAGCCCGAACACCGGCCGCGCGGACGCGGCCTGCGCCTTGGCGACCGCCGCGTCGCGACGCGCCTGGTGCTGCTCGTCCTCATCCCCGGAGCCGTCGCCGGCCTCCTCGCCGGGCTGCGCCTGCACGACGCGATGACCGAGGCGGCCGTCTACACGCGCATCGAGCGACTGGCTACGCTCAGTGATCGAACGGCGGGTTTCGTTCAGGAACTTGAGGATGAACGCGACCTGACGGTCGAGTACCTCAGCCTCCCCCGGCGCAAGCGTCCCGCCGCGCTCACCGCGCTCAACGAACAGGTCCGCGACACCGACCGGGCCGCCGCCGCCGTCCGCGCCACGCTCGGCTCCGTCCACGACGGCGACTACTCCGAACAGGCAGGATCCCGGCTGCGCGACCTGCGCTACCGGCTCGACACGCTCGGCACGATGCGCAAGCAGTCGGGCCAGGAGAGCAAGTCGGTGACGCTGACGCTGGACGTCTACAGCCAGCTCGTCGGCTCGCTCGTGGACCTGGACGACCTCGTCGCGCAGGGCAGCCCCGACGCCGTCCTCGCCGAGGACGCCCGCGCGTTCGCCGCCCTCGCCCGCGCCAAGGACTTCGCGTCGCAGGAGCGCGCGCGGCTCAACATCACGATCCTCGCCGGACGGTTCGCGACGCCGTCCGAGCGCGAGGAGCTGCAGTCCCTGCACGCCCAGCGGGAGAGCCAGATCGCCCTGTTCGGCGAGACGGCGTCCACCGCCCAGCGGCGGCGCTACGAGGACGTCGTGACCGGCGCCGACATCGGCCAGACCGAGCTGATGTACCAGCAGGCGATGATCCGGTCCGGCACGTCGCCGAACCTGTCGGTCGCGCCGCTGCGCCCGCGCGACGCCGTCCAGTGGGTCAAGGCCAGCAGCACCCGGCTGGAGCAGATGCGCACCGCCGAGCGCAGCGTCATCCAGTCGCTCGTGGACCGCAGCCGCGGCCTCAAGCACGACGCCTGGCAGGCCGCGATCACCGACGGCGCGCTGCTGCTCGCCGGGCTCGTGCTCGCCGCCCTCGCGACGCTCGCGGTCGCGCGGTCCCTGGTCCGCCCGCTGCGGCGGCTCCAGGTCGGCGCGCTGGAGGTCGCCGACAACCGGCTGCCGAGCCTGGTGGACCGGCTCCGCGACCCCGGCGCGGCCAGCGGCGGCATCGAGGTCGAGCCGATCGACGTCCACACCGCCGACGAGATCGGGCAGGTCGCGCGGGCCTTCGACGAGGTCCACCGGGAGGCCGTCCGGCTCGCCGCCGACGAGGCCGTCCTGCGCGGCAACATCAACGCGATGTTCGTCAACCTCTCGCGGCGCAGCCAGACGCTCATCGAGCAGCAGCTCCAGCTCATCGAGGAACTGGAGCAGGGCGAGCGGGACGAGGACCAGCTCGCCCACCTGTTCCGCCTCGACCACCTCGCCACCCGGATGCGCCGCAACTGCGAGAACCTGCTCGTCCTCGGCGGGCAGGACCAGGTGCGGCGGCGGACCCGGCCCGTCCCGCTCATCGACGTCGTCCGCGCGTCGCTGTCGGAGGTCGAGCAGTACGAGCGGGTGGCGCTGACCGTCCGGACGGACATGACCGTCGCGGGCGCCGCCGTCAACGACCTCGTCCACCTGCTCGCCGAACTGGTCGACAACGCGACCGAGTTCTCCGACCGGCGCACCAAGGTGACGATCTCCGGGCAGCAGCTCAGCGGCGGCGGCGCGATGCTCCAGATCACCGACAACGGCGTCGGCATGGCCGACGACGAGCTGGACGAGGCCAACCGGCGGCTCGCCAGCCCGCCCGTCATCGACTTCTCGGCGGCGCGCCGCATGGGCCTGTTCGTGGTCGGGCGGCTGGCCGTCCGGCACGGGATCCGGGTCGAGCTGCGCGCGGCGCAGGGCGGCGGGACCACCGCGTTCGTGCTGCTGCCCGCGTCGGTGATCGCGGCGGCCGAGCCCGGCGGGCCGCGCGGCTACGGCACCGGCGCCGGGCTGCCCGAGGCCGAGCCCGCGCTGCTCGGCGCGGCCGGGACGGCGTCGGCCGGGACGGGCGGCCTGCCCGCCCTCGGCCCGCGTCCCGCCGCGCGCGACTCGGGCCAGTTCCCGGCCACCGGCCCGTTCGCCTCCCTGGCCGGGGACTCGGGCCGGTTCCCCGCCGGACCGGAGGACGCGGGCCGACGCTCCACGGGACGCGCCGACACCGGCCAGTTCCCGGCCGTTCCGGGAGACACGGGCCAGTTCCCCGCCCTGCCGGGCAACACCTTCTCCGCCATGCCGGGGACCACGGGCCAGTTCCCCGCCCAGCGCGGCGACACCGGCTCGTTCCCCGCCGTGTCGGGCGACACCGGCCAGTTCCCCGCTCAGCGGGGTGACACCGGTTCGTTCGACACGGGCCGGTTCCCCGCGCAGCGGGGTGACACCGGGCAGTTCCCCGCCGCGCGGGACACGGGGCGTTTCCCGTCGGCGCCGGGGGAGACCGGGTCGCTGCCGTCCCTGGAGACCGCTCCGCTCCCGGTCGTCGGGGACGGGACGGGACCGCGTTCCGAACCGTCCGGCGAGCGGCGGCCCGCGTCGGACCTGCCGGTCCGCACCCCGGGGGCGCGGCTGCCCGGCCGCGACCGGCAGAGCGCGCCGGGCGAGGACCTGTTCCGTCCGGCCGGGACGACGGACGCGCCCGAGCCGCAGACGCGTCCCTTCACCTGGGACAGCGGCCCGCTCCAGACCTTCCCCGACGAAGGTCCGGAGCGTCCCCGGCGGCCCGAGGCCCGTCCCGAACCGGCCGAGCCCGCGCCGCCCGCGCCGCCCGGCCCGCCCGCGCACCGGTCCCCGATCTTCGACGCGATGCGCTCGGAATGGTTCCTGAGCCGTCCCGAAGCCCCCCGCGACGACCCCGCGCGCGGCTGGGACTCCCCGGCCGACGCGGGCTTCCGCGCCGCCGAGTCGGCCGCCAGCCCGGCCGGGAGCGGACGGACGGCGGCGGGCCTGCCCAAGCGGGTCCCCGGCCGCAACCGGGTGCCCGGCGCGGTCGCGCGGCCCGGCGCCCCCGACCCCGGTGCGCCGCCAGCGCCGCCGGAGCGGGAGCATGGCGTTTCCGCGGCGGCCGTCCGCGAGCGGTTCGCCGGCCTCCAGCGCGGCGTGCGCAAGGGACGGGCGGAGACGCGCGGCGCCGGCGCGGAGGGCGACAACGACGTTCCGTCGCACCACGACGGAGAGACAGGAGGCTCCCGGTGA
- a CDS encoding roadblock/LC7 domain-containing protein, which yields MSGQDLNWLVTNFVDRVPKVAHAVVVSSDGLPMAYSAGFPPERADQLSAIASGLMSLTQGAAKIFEAGGVNQTVVEMDRGLLFVMAIANGSVFAVLAAPDSDLGLVAYEMTLLVERVGRVLTPALRGPEDAGPLPDPGAGRNRY from the coding sequence GTGAGCGGGCAGGATCTCAACTGGCTGGTCACGAATTTCGTCGATCGCGTCCCGAAGGTCGCGCACGCCGTGGTGGTGTCCTCCGACGGGCTCCCGATGGCGTACTCGGCGGGCTTCCCGCCGGAGCGGGCCGACCAGCTCTCGGCCATCGCGTCCGGGCTGATGAGCCTGACGCAGGGCGCCGCCAAGATCTTCGAGGCGGGCGGGGTGAACCAGACCGTGGTCGAGATGGACCGCGGGCTGCTGTTCGTCATGGCGATCGCGAACGGGTCGGTCTTCGCCGTCCTCGCGGCGCCCGACAGCGATCTCGGTCTCGTCGCCTACGAGATGACGCTGCTGGTGGAGCGGGTCGGGCGCGTCCTGACCCCGGCGCTGCGCGGCCCGGAGGACGCCGGGCCGCTGCCCGATCCCGGCGCCGGCCGGAACCGGTACTGA
- a CDS encoding DUF742 domain-containing protein: MDHGGPRRAAPAGPGRPGAAHAAHTGAGEDGSSLVRPYAVTGGRTRPRYDLAVEALVTAAPFPPRDVAVLTPEYRAIMDLCRSARSVAEVSALLRLPLGVARVLIADMAAEGLLRLHQSRPAGAPADVGLLERVLSGLRNL; this comes from the coding sequence ATGGATCATGGTGGCCCCCGCCGGGCGGCGCCGGCGGGGCCGGGACGGCCGGGCGCGGCGCACGCCGCGCACACCGGCGCCGGCGAGGACGGCAGCTCGCTGGTGCGCCCGTACGCGGTGACCGGCGGCCGGACCAGGCCGCGCTACGACCTCGCGGTCGAGGCGCTGGTCACGGCCGCCCCCTTCCCGCCGCGCGACGTGGCGGTGCTCACGCCCGAGTACCGGGCGATCATGGACCTGTGCCGGTCGGCGCGGTCGGTCGCGGAGGTGTCGGCGCTGCTGCGGCTGCCGCTCGGCGTCGCGCGCGTCCTCATCGCCGACATGGCCGCCGAGGGACTGCTGCGGCTGCACCAGTCGCGTCCGGCGGGAGCGCCGGCGGACGTCGGGCTTCTGGAAAGGGTGCTCAGTGGACTTCGCAACCTCTGA
- a CDS encoding GTP-binding protein → MTSVKIVVGGGFGVGKTTFVGSVSEIMPLTTEAVMTAASAGVDDLTAVPDKTTTTVAMDFGRVSLDSELILYLFGTPGQTRFWFMWDDLVRGAIGAVVLVDTRRLEDCFAAVDYFEELGLPFVVGVNGFNGEFQYAVEDIREALSIRAHVPVLECDARSRESTKRVLIALVQHALSMRAPGGSRAPSGSVTPSWT, encoded by the coding sequence CTGACCTCGGTGAAGATCGTCGTCGGCGGCGGGTTCGGCGTCGGCAAGACGACGTTCGTCGGCTCGGTGTCGGAGATCATGCCGCTGACGACCGAGGCGGTCATGACGGCGGCGAGCGCGGGCGTGGACGACCTGACGGCCGTCCCGGACAAGACGACCACGACGGTCGCGATGGACTTCGGCCGCGTGTCGCTGGACAGCGAGCTGATCCTGTACCTGTTCGGCACGCCCGGCCAGACGCGGTTCTGGTTCATGTGGGACGACCTGGTGCGCGGCGCGATCGGCGCGGTCGTGCTGGTGGACACGCGGCGGCTGGAGGACTGCTTCGCCGCGGTGGACTACTTCGAGGAACTGGGCCTGCCGTTCGTCGTGGGCGTCAACGGGTTCAACGGCGAGTTCCAGTACGCCGTCGAGGACATCCGCGAGGCGCTGTCGATCCGCGCGCACGTGCCGGTGCTGGAGTGCGACGCGCGCAGCCGCGAGTCCACCAAGCGGGTGCTGATCGCGCTGGTGCAGCACGCGCTGTCGATGCGGGCGCCCGGCGGGTCGCGGGCGCCGTCCGGGAGCGTCACGCCGAGCTGGACCTGA
- a CDS encoding SGNH/GDSL hydrolase family protein, whose translation MGEAQQATTYVAIGDSFTEGLNDPDPGGEPDRFRGWADRLAEHLARERPGLRYANLAVRGKLLRQVVDEQVPRAVGLDPDLVTFCAGGNDMIRPGADPDALAVVFDDAVRRLRGTGAHVVVFTGFDTGKLRAGGRIRGKAATFNMHLRAIADVRGCTVVDLWSASAFHDPRAWYEDRLHLSPEGHRRMALRVADAIGLDVDGSWHEPWPEPGTAPDWLTQRRQDLHWARTYLLPWIGRRATGRSSGDGREPKRPTPLPL comes from the coding sequence ATGGGGGAAGCGCAGCAGGCCACGACCTATGTCGCGATCGGTGACAGTTTCACCGAGGGGCTGAACGACCCGGACCCGGGCGGCGAGCCCGACCGGTTCCGCGGCTGGGCCGACCGGCTCGCCGAGCACCTCGCGCGCGAGCGGCCAGGCCTGCGCTACGCCAACCTCGCGGTGCGCGGCAAGCTGCTCCGCCAGGTCGTGGACGAGCAGGTGCCGCGCGCCGTCGGGCTGGACCCCGATCTCGTGACGTTCTGCGCGGGCGGCAACGACATGATCCGTCCCGGCGCCGACCCCGACGCGCTCGCCGTGGTGTTCGACGACGCCGTCCGGCGGCTGCGCGGCACCGGCGCCCACGTCGTCGTGTTCACCGGCTTCGACACCGGCAAGCTGCGCGCGGGCGGGCGCATCCGCGGCAAGGCGGCCACGTTCAACATGCACCTGCGGGCCATCGCGGACGTGCGCGGCTGCACGGTCGTGGACCTGTGGTCGGCGTCGGCGTTCCACGACCCGCGCGCCTGGTACGAGGACCGGCTGCACCTGTCGCCCGAGGGCCACCGCCGGATGGCGCTGCGCGTCGCCGACGCCATCGGCCTCGACGTGGACGGGAGCTGGCACGAGCCCTGGCCCGAGCCCGGCACCGCCCCCGACTGGCTGACGCAGCGCCGCCAGGACCTCCACTGGGCGCGCACGTACCTGCTCCCGTGGATCGGCCGCCGCGCGACGGGCCGCTCGTCCGGGGACGGCCGCGAGCCGAAGCGTCCGACGCCGCTGCCGCTCTGA
- a CDS encoding AAA family ATPase: MSAPRLPDHLELLLTDEPVLDVYAHGPWRVPDGLYEELRERVAAYNRDPRARRLTRSLRDVYAPTTTAAGAEAWSLLTFLLGAAAVRGGSRGDVDYELLAGLLAAPEPPVRDAVAWFTQGGRWRPPGLWLPEPAGDDAELRAVTFDLARDGVELFAGLAPVEARRRALLEIFDRRAADPALRQRALTVPQAALADEWTAGLPEEILSVLPELAGPVAYLGWACAGLAAAHERLLAALGAFDAFDAALARLLLAAGLTAVPAELAPAAGLAVYAAVEDRTHALRGGFVVETWQREVRAWLARGLVAGEADACRAWLDMGTRVIGALQGLPEAATAPRSPLPVRAFQLDVRRLFGHRPVANILTSALQVPRPREETAPAPAEIAGPDAGSGVLVGQPELTAALQRALTERLTADRPVRLLVAGPEGTGKGTAAELVELALVDAGAVREALWISDQVFASLTVSDAVLWLQARVRECVESRLLLVVDDLERLAGHETCGAAAVEELRCLMARCPGLDVVALCRPDGDLRLFDLNPALVRAFRTARTVDFAEDHFTELFRRAVTARGATVAPDVARTAGVLLSRTPPLLNLRGARLVEHLAEECAATARSRHGAVPPEVRLGDLPQRLVPAGAVETDPLAELEACVGIEPVKREIHALVAETRAARMRREAGMGIAERSRHLVFAGNPGTGKTKIARILGRIYADLGVLASGHLVEVDRADLIGEYSSESALRVRRVVERAVGGVLLVRDAHTFASDAGRGQELLDVLLTAVQTHRNELVVVLGGPEAELNGLLKSHPEVSARFVRTLRFPDLADDELAELFAARAADGGFALADGVLEKVRAVVRAAPRDRGLANARLAISLLDRAIARQGRRVLADGVVDGTESLDEILLVDVPDSPAPDFETVPGDPFSEIERLIGLSAIKQEVAALVAEARAEQMRRDAGIPLGTPTRHMVFMGNPGTAKTTIARLIAAVYLRLGLLSSGHLVEVTRADLVAQYIGQTAPRVRAAVDRALGGVLFVDEAYTLGAPGGDRRDFGHEAVAELLRLMEEHRSDLVVIVAGYDAEMRAFLDSNPGLASRFPKVLRFPDYSTAELVTIFESMAAANGYTLAEDVLPAVRRRIAEEPRGASFGNARFVRNLLDAAIAQQGRRITGAGTPGADEVRELRAGDLAAARPIRDLEPGNYL, translated from the coding sequence GTGAGCGCTCCCCGTCTGCCCGACCACCTCGAACTGCTCCTCACGGACGAGCCGGTGCTCGACGTGTACGCGCACGGTCCGTGGCGGGTCCCCGACGGGCTGTACGAGGAGCTGCGCGAGCGGGTCGCGGCCTACAACCGGGATCCGCGCGCCCGCCGGCTCACCCGGTCGCTGCGCGACGTCTACGCCCCGACGACCACGGCCGCCGGCGCGGAGGCGTGGTCGCTGCTGACGTTCCTGCTCGGCGCCGCCGCCGTCCGCGGGGGCTCGCGCGGCGACGTCGACTACGAACTGCTCGCCGGGCTGCTCGCCGCGCCCGAGCCGCCCGTCCGCGACGCCGTGGCCTGGTTCACCCAGGGCGGCCGGTGGCGCCCGCCCGGCCTGTGGCTGCCCGAGCCCGCCGGGGACGACGCCGAACTGCGCGCCGTCACCTTCGACCTCGCCCGCGACGGGGTCGAGCTGTTCGCCGGGCTCGCGCCGGTCGAGGCCCGCCGCCGCGCGCTGCTGGAGATCTTCGACCGGCGCGCGGCCGACCCGGCGCTGCGGCAGCGGGCGCTGACCGTCCCGCAGGCCGCGCTCGCCGACGAGTGGACGGCCGGGCTGCCCGAGGAGATCCTCTCCGTCCTGCCCGAGCTGGCCGGGCCCGTCGCCTACCTCGGCTGGGCCTGCGCGGGCCTGGCCGCCGCGCACGAGCGGCTGCTCGCCGCGCTCGGGGCGTTCGACGCGTTCGACGCCGCGCTCGCCCGGCTGCTGCTGGCCGCCGGGCTCACCGCCGTCCCCGCCGAGCTGGCGCCCGCCGCGGGCCTCGCCGTCTACGCCGCCGTCGAGGACCGGACGCACGCGCTGCGCGGCGGCTTCGTCGTCGAGACCTGGCAGCGCGAGGTCCGGGCGTGGCTCGCGCGCGGGCTCGTCGCGGGCGAGGCCGACGCCTGCCGCGCCTGGCTCGACATGGGCACGCGCGTCATCGGCGCGCTGCAGGGGCTGCCGGAGGCCGCGACGGCGCCGCGCAGCCCGCTGCCCGTCCGGGCGTTCCAGCTCGACGTGCGGCGGCTGTTCGGGCACCGGCCCGTCGCGAACATCCTGACGTCCGCGCTCCAGGTGCCCCGGCCGCGCGAGGAGACGGCGCCCGCCCCGGCCGAGATCGCCGGCCCCGACGCCGGGTCCGGGGTGCTCGTCGGGCAGCCCGAGCTGACGGCCGCGCTCCAACGGGCGCTGACCGAACGGCTGACGGCCGACCGTCCCGTCCGGCTGCTCGTGGCCGGTCCCGAGGGCACCGGCAAGGGGACCGCCGCCGAGCTGGTCGAGCTGGCGTTAGTCGACGCCGGGGCCGTCCGCGAGGCGCTGTGGATCTCCGACCAGGTCTTCGCCTCGCTGACGGTCAGCGACGCCGTCCTGTGGTTGCAGGCGCGCGTCCGCGAGTGCGTCGAGAGCCGGCTGCTGCTCGTCGTGGACGACCTGGAACGCCTCGCCGGGCACGAGACCTGCGGCGCGGCGGCCGTCGAGGAACTGCGCTGCCTCATGGCCCGTTGCCCGGGGCTGGACGTCGTCGCGCTCTGCCGTCCCGACGGCGACCTGCGGCTGTTCGACCTGAACCCGGCGCTCGTGCGCGCGTTCCGCACCGCCCGCACCGTGGACTTCGCCGAGGACCACTTCACCGAGCTGTTCCGCCGCGCCGTCACCGCCCGGGGCGCGACCGTCGCGCCCGACGTCGCCCGCACCGCGGGCGTCCTGCTCAGCCGGACGCCGCCGCTGCTCAACCTGCGCGGCGCGCGGCTCGTGGAGCACCTGGCCGAGGAGTGCGCGGCGACCGCGCGGTCGCGGCACGGCGCGGTGCCGCCGGAGGTGCGGCTCGGCGACCTGCCGCAGCGGCTCGTCCCGGCCGGCGCCGTCGAGACCGACCCGCTCGCCGAGCTGGAGGCGTGCGTCGGGATCGAGCCGGTCAAGCGGGAGATCCACGCGCTCGTCGCCGAGACCCGCGCCGCCCGGATGCGCCGCGAGGCCGGGATGGGCATCGCCGAGCGGTCCCGGCACCTGGTGTTCGCCGGGAACCCCGGCACCGGCAAGACCAAGATCGCGCGGATCCTCGGCCGCATCTACGCCGACCTCGGCGTCCTCGCCAGCGGCCATCTGGTCGAGGTCGACCGCGCCGACCTGATCGGGGAGTACAGCAGCGAGAGCGCGCTGCGGGTGCGGCGCGTGGTGGAGCGCGCGGTCGGCGGGGTGCTGCTCGTCCGCGACGCCCACACCTTCGCCTCCGACGCCGGACGCGGGCAGGAGCTGCTGGACGTGCTGCTCACGGCCGTCCAGACGCACCGCAACGAGCTGGTCGTCGTCCTTGGCGGGCCCGAGGCCGAGCTGAACGGGCTGCTGAAGTCGCATCCGGAGGTGTCGGCGCGGTTCGTCCGGACGCTGCGCTTCCCCGACCTCGCCGACGACGAGCTGGCCGAGCTGTTCGCCGCCCGCGCCGCCGACGGCGGGTTCGCCCTCGCCGACGGTGTCCTTGAGAAGGTCCGCGCGGTCGTCCGCGCCGCGCCCCGCGACCGGGGCCTGGCCAACGCGCGGCTCGCGATCAGCCTGCTGGACCGCGCGATCGCCCGGCAGGGCCGGCGCGTCCTCGCCGACGGGGTCGTGGACGGGACCGAGTCGCTGGACGAGATCCTGCTCGTGGACGTCCCCGACAGCCCCGCGCCCGACTTCGAGACCGTCCCCGGCGACCCGTTCTCGGAGATCGAGCGGCTCATCGGCCTGTCGGCGATCAAGCAGGAGGTCGCGGCGCTGGTCGCCGAGGCCCGCGCCGAGCAGATGCGCCGCGACGCCGGGATACCGCTCGGCACGCCCACCCGGCACATGGTGTTCATGGGCAACCCCGGCACCGCGAAGACGACCATCGCGCGGTTGATAGCGGCCGTCTACCTGCGGCTCGGGCTGCTGTCGTCCGGGCACCTGGTCGAGGTGACGCGCGCGGACCTGGTCGCCCAGTACATCGGGCAGACCGCGCCGCGCGTCCGGGCCGCCGTGGACCGGGCGCTCGGCGGCGTCCTGTTCGTCGACGAGGCGTACACGCTCGGCGCGCCCGGCGGCGACCGGCGCGACTTCGGGCACGAGGCGGTCGCCGAGCTGCTGCGGCTGATGGAGGAGCACCGGTCCGACCTGGTGGTGATCGTCGCCGGGTACGACGCGGAAATGCGCGCGTTCCTGGACTCCAACCCCGGCCTGGCGTCGCGGTTCCCGAAGGTGCTGCGGTTCCCGGACTACTCGACGGCCGAACTCGTCACGATCTTCGAGTCGATGGCCGCCGCGAACGGGTACACCCTCGCCGAGGACGTGCTGCCCGCCGTCCGGCGGCGGATCGCGGAGGAGCCGCGCGGCGCGTCGTTCGGTAACGCCCGGTTCGTCCGCAACCTCTTGGACGCGGCCATCGCGCAGCAGGGCCGCCGCATCACCGGAGCGGGCACGCCAGGGGCGGACGAGGTGCGCGAGCTGCGCGCGGGGGACCTGGCCGCCGCCCGGCCGATCCGCGACCTCGAACCCGGGAACTACCTGTGA
- a CDS encoding LCP family protein, translating into MAHSRSAPVPPEDPYAYGGQHGGDQFRGHGQGAHDGPSGYPRRRRWPRVLGVLVLVLVLVVVGGYFYLDSRLKREDVLSDYAGRVADTPGTNWLIVGSDSRAGLSREQRHKLGTGQAAGRRTDSMMLLHYGSGGTTLVSLPRDSYLPIPGHGSNKLNAAFAFGGPKLLVRTVEGATGVHIDHYAEIGFSGFVGVVDAVGGVDICVKSPMKDPKAKLDLKPGCQTLDGKDALGYVRSRAYARADLERVEHQRQFFGALMKKSTGPGVLLNPFRSVPMALNATSNFLVDDHDHLYDLARMMWAMRGVSGGGGRTTTVPIGGTGQTPSVGAYITWDRARAGKLFGALAHDEPVPASVISN; encoded by the coding sequence GTGGCGCACAGCAGGTCCGCTCCCGTCCCGCCGGAGGACCCGTACGCCTACGGGGGCCAGCACGGCGGGGACCAGTTCCGCGGCCACGGCCAGGGCGCCCACGACGGCCCGTCCGGGTACCCCCGGCGGCGGCGGTGGCCCCGCGTCCTCGGGGTCCTGGTGCTCGTGCTCGTGCTGGTCGTGGTGGGCGGCTACTTCTACCTGGACTCGCGGCTCAAGCGCGAGGACGTCCTCTCGGACTATGCGGGCCGCGTCGCCGACACGCCCGGCACGAACTGGCTGATCGTCGGCTCCGACAGCCGCGCGGGCCTGTCCCGCGAGCAGCGCCACAAGCTCGGGACGGGCCAGGCCGCGGGCCGCCGCACCGACTCGATGATGCTGCTGCACTACGGCTCCGGCGGCACCACGCTCGTCAGCCTCCCGCGCGACTCCTACCTCCCGATCCCCGGCCACGGCTCCAACAAGCTCAACGCGGCGTTCGCGTTCGGCGGCCCGAAGCTGCTCGTCCGGACGGTCGAGGGCGCGACCGGCGTCCACATCGACCACTACGCCGAGATCGGCTTCAGCGGCTTCGTCGGCGTGGTGGACGCGGTCGGCGGCGTGGACATCTGCGTCAAGTCCCCGATGAAGGACCCGAAGGCCAAGCTGGACCTCAAGCCCGGCTGCCAGACCCTGGACGGCAAGGACGCGCTCGGCTACGTCCGGTCCCGCGCCTACGCCCGCGCCGACCTGGAGCGCGTCGAGCACCAGCGCCAGTTCTTCGGCGCCCTGATGAAGAAGTCCACCGGGCCGGGCGTGCTGCTCAACCCGTTCCGCAGCGTCCCGATGGCCCTCAACGCCACCAGCAACTTCCTGGTCGACGACCACGACCACCTCTACGACCTGGCCCGCATGATGTGGGCGATGCGCGGCGTCAGCGGCGGCGGCGGCCGGACGACGACCGTCCCGATCGGCGGCACCGGGCAGACCCCGTCCGTGGGCGCCTACATCACCTGGGACCGGGCCCGCGCCGGAAAGCTCTTCGGCGCCCTCGCCCACGACGAGCCCGTCCCCGCGAGCGTGATCAGCAACTGA
- a CDS encoding glutathione peroxidase — MSVFDVEIDALQGGSADLGQYRGKAVLVVNVASKCGLTPQYEGLERLHERYAERGFTVLGVPCNQFMGQEPGTSEEIAAFCSATYGVTFPLTEKVDVNGEHRHVLYRELVDVPDAEGHTGDIRWNFEKFLIGPDGAVAARFSPQTEPESAEVVAAVEAALPA; from the coding sequence ATGTCTGTCTTCGATGTAGAGATCGACGCCCTTCAGGGCGGTTCCGCCGACCTCGGGCAGTACCGGGGCAAGGCCGTCCTCGTGGTGAACGTCGCGTCCAAGTGCGGCCTCACCCCGCAGTACGAAGGGCTGGAGCGCCTGCACGAGCGGTACGCCGAGCGCGGTTTCACCGTCCTCGGCGTGCCCTGCAACCAGTTCATGGGGCAGGAGCCGGGCACCTCGGAGGAGATCGCCGCGTTCTGCTCGGCGACCTACGGGGTGACGTTCCCGCTGACGGAGAAGGTCGACGTCAACGGCGAGCACCGGCACGTCCTCTACCGGGAGCTGGTGGACGTCCCCGACGCCGAGGGCCACACCGGCGACATCCGGTGGAACTTCGAGAAGTTCCTCATCGGTCCCGACGGGGCGGTGGCGGCCCGGTTCTCCCCGCAGACCGAACCGGAGTCGGCCGAGGTCGTCGCGGCCGTCGAGGCGGCGCTGCCCGCCTGA